One Rosa chinensis cultivar Old Blush chromosome 3, RchiOBHm-V2, whole genome shotgun sequence DNA window includes the following coding sequences:
- the LOC112192364 gene encoding ammonium transporter 1 member 2 gives MASSLSCSASDLTPLLGSASTNLNTTLLAEFLCSRFTAISTRFTETTYAVDNTYLLFSAYLVFAMQLGFAMLCAGSVRAKNTMNIMLTNVLDAAAGGLSYYLFGFAFAYGAPSNGFIGRHFFGLKDYPSPDFAGDYSFFLYQWAFAIAAAGITSGSIAERTQFVAYLIYSSFLTGFVYPVVSHWFWSADGWASPFRPDDLLFGSGAIDFAGSGVVHMVGGIAGLWGALIEGPRIGRFDRAGRSVALRGHNASLVVLGTFLLWFGWYGFNPGSFLTIVKAYGDGGSYYGQWSAIGRTAVTTTLAGSTAALTTLFGKRLLVGHWNVLDVCNGLLGGFAAITSGCSVVEPWAAIVCGFVAAWVLIGCNKLAEKVKYDDPLEAAQLHGGCGAWGLIFTGLFATEGYVNEVYSGRPGRPYGLFMGGGGKLLAAQVVQILVVLGWVTVTMGPLFYGLHKLKLLRISDEDETAGMDLTRHGGFAYVYNDEDEASGKPEFMMRRVGPTDDASPCP, from the coding sequence ATGGCGAGCTCTCTCAGCTGCTCAGCCTCCGACCTAACCCCCCTCCTCGGCTCCGCCTCCACCAACCTCAACACCACCCTCCTCGCCGAATTCCTCTGCTCCCGCTTCACCGCCATCTCCACCAGGTTCACCGAAACCACCTATGCCGTGGACAACACGTATCTCCTCTTCTCCGCCTACCTCGTCTTCGCCATGCAGCTCGGCTTCGCCATGCTCTGCGCCGGCTCCGTCCGCGCCAAGAACACCATGAACATCATGCTCACCAACGTCCTCGACGCAGCCGCCGGCGGCCTCTCCTACTACCTCTTCGGCTTTGCTTTCGCCTACGGCGCCCCCTCGAACGGCTTCATCGGCCGCCACTTCTTCGGCCTCAAGGACTACCCCTCCCCAGATTTCGCCGGAGACTACAGCTTCTTCCTCTACCAATGGGCCTTCGCCATCGCCGCCGCCGGAATCACCAGCGGCTCAATCGCCGAGAGAACCCAGTTTGTTGCGTACCTTATTTATTCTTCATTCTTAACCGGCTTTGTCTATCCGGTAGTTTCTCATTGGTTCTGGTCAGCCGACGGCTGGGCTAGTCCATTTCGGCCTGATGACTTACTTTTCGGCTCCGGCGCTATTGACTTTGCCGGATCCGGCGTCGTCCACATGGTCGGTGGGATCGCCGGTTTATGGGGTGCCCTAATTGAAGGACCGAGAATCGGCCGGTTCGACCGGGCCGGCCGGTCCGTGGCCTTACGTGGACACAACGCTTCTCTAGTTGTACTCGGCACATTCTTGCTTTGGTTCGGCTGGTACGGTTTCAATCCCGGCTCGTTTCTCACGATCGTTAAAGCATACGGCGACGGCGGCAGTTACTACGGGCAGTGGAGCGCCATCGGGAGGACAGCTGTCACCACCACACTGGCCGGGAGCACGGCCGCTCTAACCACCTTGTTCGGGAAGCGGTTGTTAGTTGGACACTGGAATGTTCTAGATGTTTGCAACGGTTTGTTAGGGGGGTTCGCTGCGATCACCTCCGGGTGCTCGGTGGTGGAACCGTGGGCGGCAATCGTGTGTGGGTTTGTTGCGGCATGGGTATTGATTGGTTGCAACAAGCTCGCGGAGAAGGTGAAATACGACGACCCTTTAGAGGCGGCGCAGCTGCACGGCGGGTGCGGCGCGTGGGGGTTGATATTTACGGGTTTGTTTGCGACGGAGGGGTATGTGAACGAGGTGTACTCTGGGAGGCCAGGGAGGCCGTACGGGCTGTTCATGGGCGGTGGAGGGAAGCTGCTGGCGGCACAAGTGGTGCAGATACTGGTGGTGCTGGGGTGGGTGACGGTGACTATGGGCCCGCTGTTTTATGGGCTTCATAAGCTGAAGCTGCTGAGGATCTCCGACGAGGATGAGACAGCGGGGATGGATTTGACCAGGCATGGAGGGTTTGCTTATGTGTACAACGATGAGGATGAGGCTTCTGGTAAGCCGGAGTTTATGATGAGGAGGGTGGGGCCCACGGATGATGCTAGTCCTTGCCCGTAG
- the LOC112191349 gene encoding uncharacterized protein LOC112191349 yields the protein MKMDSLLLLLLGFLLTLFSQRFSLPVVVALDLKNTTRYNKQVSTLRLERIEKHLDKINKPPVMTIQSPDGDMIDCVHKRKQPALDHPLLKNHKIQKVAPERPKVMKTMKPSSSSRSENDTVKAKTGGIAWGHQMWHTNGTRCPRGTVPIRRTTMSDVLRAKSLFDYGKKSQRRTNINTNRQADAPDVVSGNGHEHAIAYTGSSNEVYGAKATINVWTPAIEQMNEFSLSQVWVLSGSFDGSDLNSIEAGWQVSPELYGDSRPRLFTYWTTDSYQATGCYNLLCSGFVQTNSRIAIGASISPVSSYASDQFDVTILIWKDPKLGNWWMGYGENSLVGYWPAELFTHLADRATMVEWGGEVVNTRSTGEHTSTQMGSGHFAEDGFGKASYFRNLEVVDSDNSLSSVREVSTLAENTNCYNIKSFYNNDWGTYFYYGGPGRNPKCP from the exons ATGAAAATGGatagtcttcttcttctacttttaGGCTTCCTTCTCACCCTCTTTTCCCAAAGATTTTCGCTTCCAGTAGTGGTGGCCTTGGACCTGAAAAACACCACAAGGTACAATAAGCAAGTCAGCACCTTGAGACTTGAGAGAATTGAGAAGCACTTGGACAAGATCAACAAGCCTCCTGTCATGACTATACAG AGCCCAGATGGAGATATGATTGATTGTGTTCATAAAAGAAAGCAGCCAGCTTTGGATCACCCTCTGTTAAAAAACCACAAGATCCAG AAAGTGGCACCAGAAAGGCCAAAAGTGATGAAGACGATGaagccatcatcatcttctcGAAGTGAGAATGATACAGTGAAAGCGAAGACCGGTGGGATTGCATGGGGGCACCAAATGTGGCATACAAATGGGACGAGATGTCCGAGAGGGACTGTTCCGATACGCCGGACCACAATGAGTGATGTTCTCCGAGCCAAGTCTTTGTTTGACTATGGCAAGAAAAGTCAACGACGCACCAATATTAATACGAATAGGCAAGCTGATGCACCCGATGTGGTCAGTGGGAATGGCCATGAG CATGCGATTGCTTACACCGGATCATCGAATGAAGTATACGGTGCAAAAGCTACGATCAATGTTTGGACCCCAGCAATCGAACAAATGAACGAGTTTAGTCTTTCGCAAGTTTGGGTTCTGTCGGGATCATTCGATGGTTCAGATCTCAACAGCATAGAAGCTGGATGGcag GTCAGTCCGGAGCTCTATGGTGACAGCAGGCCTAGATTGTTCACCTATTGGACG ACTGATTCATATCAGGCAACTGGATGCTACAACCTTCTGTGTTCTGGATTTGTGCAAACAAACAGTAGAATAGCCATTGGAGCTTCCATCTCCCCGGTCTCATCGTATGCAAGCGACCAATTTGACGTTACTATCCTCATATGGAAG GATCCAAAGCTAGGAAATTGGTGGATGGGATACGGAGAGAATAGTCTAGTAGGGTACTGGCCAGCAGAGCTATTCACACACTTGGCAGACAGAGCAACAATGGTGGAATGGGGTGGTGAGGTGGTGAATACAAGGTCCACCGGTGAGCACACCTCCACCCAAATGGGATCGGGTCATTTTGCAGAAGACGGGTTTGGGAAAGCAAGCTATTTCCGAAACCTAGAGGTTGTAGACTCAGACAATAGCCTCAGTTCTGTGCGAGAAGTCTCAACCTTGGCCGAGAACACCAATTGTTACAACATCAAGAGTTTCTATAACAACGATTGGGGCACTTACTTCTACTATGGAGGGCCAGGAAGAAATCCAAAATGCCCGTGA
- the LOC112192362 gene encoding rust resistance kinase Lr10: MDILLLLCFLLVLVPNTKADNHHVRQHCPKSRCSHDGPLIQFPFRLKGDPPHCGNPEFEVSCSRSNNTNLTMIQLSSSSGLFPIQKIDYNNRYFDVYDSDGCMASRLLNLTIFTTSSLLFYPVPYHWSSEHYNSCTENFGPEQSPFPYSEQSPYSDYAQSPYSDYAQSPYPDSAQPPYPDSAQFFKEFVLLNCSTTKNVSRRRNYYMPVRCLSVPGHHQVLAVEPSISIDDLPFPVSTCTTLKKKFYLPLRSVDDGGNYDCAPDNVLLLEWKPWVYFPECHNCREVCEMDYRSNRMECYPYRDLYPYYDMLQGHASTTRSIIIAASFILISAMVAIAIWYYVKKSDRIEEKENQIKIEKFLVDHKSHVPTRYSYADIKKMTNGFRKKLGEGGFGSVFSGKLPSNGVPVAIKVLKGSKGNGDDFVNEVGTIGRIHHINVVRLLGFSAEGGKRALIYEDMPNSSLEKFITSKDRSSHNTASFDWMKLRNIITGIAKGIEYLHQGCDQRILHFDIKPHNILLDHDFNPKISDFGLAKLCSKEDSLISMTAARGTIGYIAPEVFNGNFGTVSYKSDVYSFGMLVLEVIGARKESAVASANSEVYFPELTYKSLVQGEELDLELGDDGDAQIAKRLAIVALWCIQWYPVNRPSMKAVVRMLEGPSESFIMPPNPFASTTHTEPTATASS; this comes from the exons ATGGATATCCTGTTGCTTCTGTGTTTCTTGCTTGTTCTTGTACCAAATACCAAAGCAGATAATCATCATGTTCGTCAGCACTGCCCGAAATCAAGGTGTAGCCATGATGGTCCCCTGATCCAGTTTCCCTTCCGTCTAAAAGGTGATCCCCCCCACTGTGGAAATCCAGAGTTTGAGGTTTCTTGCAGCAGAAGCAACAACACCAATTTGACAATGATTCAGCTCTCCTCATCTTCAGGGCTGTTTCCCATCCAAAAAATCGATTACAATAATAGATATTTTGATGTCTACGATAGTGATGGTTGCATGGCGAGTCGCCTCCTTAATCTTACAATTTTTACTACATCCAGCTTGCTCTTTTATCCAGTACCTTATCACTGGAGCAGTGAGCATTATAACAGTTGCACTGAAAATTTCGGTCCCGAGCAATCTCCCTTTCCATATTCCGAGCAGTCTCCCTACTCAGATTACGCCCAATCTCCCTATTCAGATTATGCCCAATCTCCCTATCCAGATTCTGCACAACCTCCCTATCCAGATTCCGCTCAGTTTTTTAAAGAATTTGTATTATTAAATTGTTCCACCACTAAAAATGTTAGCAGAAGGAGAAACTACTACATGCCCGTCAGATGTCTCAGTGTCCCAGGGCACCATCAAGTTCTTGCTGTTGAACCCTCAATTTCTATAGATGACTTGCCGTTTCCGGTGTCAACTTGCActactttgaaaaaaaaattctatcttCCACTGAGAAGTGTAGATGACGGTGGTAACTACGACTGTGCACCGGACAACGTTTTATTACTCGAGTGGAAACCATGGGTTTATTTCCCAGAATGTCACAACTGCAGAGAAGTGTGCGAAATGGATTACAGGAGCAATCGAATGGAGTGCTATCCTTATCGGGATCTATATCCCTATTATGATATGCTGCAGG GTCATGCCTCAACAACTAGGTCAATTATCATAGCAGCCAGTTTTATTCTCATATCAGCAATGGTGGCAATAGCCATCTGGTATTATGTGAAGAAATCAGACAGGATAgaggaaaaggaaaatcaaaTCAAGATTGAAAAGTTCCTAGTTGATCACAAATCCCATGTACCAACAAGATACTCTTATGCTGATATAAAGAAGATGACAAATGGATTCAGAAAGAAGTTGGGTGAAGGAGGTTTTGGAAGTGTTTTCAGTGGAAAGCTTCCAAGTAATGGAGTTCCGGTAGCCATAAAAGTCCTCAAGGGTTCTAAAGGAAATGGAGATGATTTTGTTAATGAAGTGGGAACCATTGGTAGGATTCACCACATAAACGTGGTTCGTCTTCTTGGGTTTTCAGCTGAAGGAGGCAAGCGTGCTCTTATTTATGAAGACATGCCAAACAGCTCTCTGGAGAAGTTTATCACATCTAAAGATCGATCTAGTCATAACACTGCTTCATTTGATTGGATGAAACTTCGCAACATCATCACAGGTATAGCAAAGGGAATCGAGTATCTACACCAAGGGTGCGACCAAAGGATCCTCCACTTTGATATCAAGCCTCATAATATCTTGCTAGACCATGACTTTAATCCCAAGATCTCTGATTTTGGTCTGGCCAAACTCTGTTCCAAGGAAGACAGTCTTATATCTATGACTGCTGCTAGAGGCACCATAGGCTACATAGCACCTGAAGTGTTTAATGGAAACTTTGGTACCGTCTCCTACAAGTCAGATGTGTATAGTTTTGGGATGCTAGTGCTTGAAGTTATTGGAGCTAGGAAGGAATCCGCTGTTGCATCAGCCAACAGTGAGGTGTATTTTCCTGAATTGACTTATAAGAGTCTCGTTCAAGGAGAAGAGTTGGATTTGGAGCTAGGCGACGACGGAGATGCTCAAATTGCCAAGAGACTAGCAATTGTTGCACTTTGGTGCATCCAGTGGTACCCGGTGAATCGCCCTTCCATGAAAGCAGTTGTTAGAATGCTAGAAGGACCCTCTGAAAGCTTCATCATGCCACCCAATCCGTTTGCTTCAACAACTCACACGGAACCAACTGCAACAGCATCGAGTTGA
- the LOC112192366 gene encoding uncharacterized protein LOC112192366 — protein sequence MIHTCEKMASLLFLQPLTNLSSSTTLVFLRNPHHIPTSTSLKPSNTPKPLTFKSFTTSFSLAESDSPKSLQPEIRPVLQELADSFDLPPDYFAKLPNDLRRDLNDAAFDLSNGKIIDECGQELGETLLNLSRAWEVADTSMSHSLASKLPDLEESLTDNAKSALGKRLVSAGRRFQSMGQYGEGELQKIAKTLTRAGKLLSASSTSTVTDTEPKNESRMLKFGELQLELTSEKATVGAIISFAFGILSWQLAQGVQNTPESSLQYANDNALLLAKSLRGALLAACYSSALLSAFTTFGLILLGRQLKSPKEKYIAQ from the exons ATGATACACACTTGCGAAAAAATGgcttctcttctcttcctccAACCTCTCACCAATCTCTCTTCCTCCACCACCCTCGTCTTTCTCCGTAATCCCCACCACATCCCCACTTCAACCTCCCTTAAACCCTCCAACACCCCCAAACCCCTCACATTCAAATCCTTCACCACTTCCTTCTCCCTCGCCGAATCCGACTCCCCCAAATCTTTACAACCCGAAATCCGACCCGTCCTCCAAGAACTCGCT GACAGCTTTGATCTTCCTCCGGACTACTTTGCTAAGCTGCCTAACGATCTTCGTCGCGAC CTGAATGACGCTGCTTTTGACCTTTCAAATGGAAAGATCATTGATGAG TGTGGTCAAGAGTTGGGGGAGACATTGTTAAATCTCTCTCGTGCATGGGAAGTAGCTGACACATCAATGTCGCATAGTTTAGCTAGCAAGCTCCCTGACTTGGAAGAATCTTTGACAGACAATGCCAAATCAG CACTTGGGAAGCGTTTGGTTTCGGCTGGAAGAAGGTTCCAGTCTATGGGACAGTATGGTGAAGGCGAACTACAAAAG ATTGCAAAAACACTGACCAGGGCCGGAAAGCTTCTATCTGCAAGTTCAACTTCCACTGTGACTGATACAGAACCAAAGAATGAAAGCAGGATGCTGAAG TTTGGAGAACTTCAGCTCGAGCTTACATCAGAAAAAGCTACTGTTGGGGCTATCATCAGCTTTGCCTTCGG GATTCTTTCATGGCAACTGGCTCAAGGCGTCCAAAACACCCCAGAGAGTTCATTGCAGTATGCAAATGACAATGCTTTGCTGCTGGCTAAG TCTTTGAGGGGAGCTCTACTTGCAGCCTGCTATTCCTCAGCCTTATTGTCTGCTTTTACTACCTTCGGACTTATCTTACTTGGAAGGCAACTAAAGTCACCAAAAGAAAA ATATATTGCTCAGT AG
- the LOC112192432 gene encoding rust resistance kinase Lr10-like, with protein MSAKGVLGEGGFGSVFSGKLPSNGVLVAVKVLKDSKGNGDDFVNEVGTIGRIHHVNVVRLLGFSAEGGKRALIYELMPNSSLEKFISSARSNDTPFDWEKLRNIIIGIAKGIEYLHQGCDQRILHFDIKPHNILLDHDFNPKISDFGLAKLFSKEESMISMTAARGTVGYIAPEVFNGYFGTVSYKSDVYSFGMLVLEIIGARKESALTSNNSQMYFPELIYECLNQGEKLDLELGDDGDAQTAKRLAIVALWCVFSGTQ; from the exons ATGTCTGCTAAAGGTGTACTG GGTGAAGGAGGTTTTGGAAGTGTTTTCAGTGGAAAGCTTCCCAGTAATGGAGTTTTGGTCGCAGTAAAAGTCCTCAAGGATTCTAAAGGAAATGGAGATGATTTTGTTAATGAAGTGGGAACCATTGGCAGAATTCATCATGTCAATGTGGTTCGCCTACTTGGCTTTTCTGCTGAAGGAGGGAAGCGTGCTCTTATTTATGAGCTCATGCCAAACAGCTCCCTAGAGAAGTTTATATCTTCTGCACGATCCAACGATACTCCATTTGATTGGGAGAAACTTCGCAACATCATCATCGGTATAGCAAAGGGAATTGAGTATCTACACCAAGGGTGCGACCAAAGGATCCTCCATTTTGATATCAAGCCTCATAATATCTTGTTAGACCATGACTTCAATCCAAAAATCTCGGATTTTGGTCTCGCTAAACTCTTCTCCAAGGAAGAGAGTATGATATCTATGACTGCTGCAAGAGGCACTGTAGGCTACATTGCCCCAGAAGTGTTCAATGGCTACTTTGGAACCGTCTCCTACAAATCGGATG TGTATAGTTTTGGGATGCTAGTGCTTGAAATCATTGGAGCTAGAAAGGAATCTGCTCTTACATCTAACAACAGCCAGATGTATTTTCCTGAATTGATCTATGAGTGTCTAAATCAAGGGGAGAAACTGGATTTAGAGCTAGGTGACGATGGAGATGCTCAGACTGCTAAGCGACTAGCGATTGTTGCACTTTGGTGTGTATTCAGTGGTACCCAGTGA